The following nucleotide sequence is from Carassius gibelio isolate Cgi1373 ecotype wild population from Czech Republic chromosome A24, carGib1.2-hapl.c, whole genome shotgun sequence.
GCTTGTTTTGGGGATATTGAAATTTCAGTTGTTGTTGATATgaaccattaaaaataataagaaaaagaaaaaaccttcAGGCAAACTGTTACATTATACAAACACTTAATATATGTGGGCCAAATTGCATTTATGAAAACTCTCTTTTAACAgactaaaaaaaacaataatatgatataaaaaaaataaaacatggcaaaaaaaaaaatacctttgtaCATCTGTCTGTTAGTCTTGaataacaaaattaacactgcatgtAGTTCAACAGTATAGAAATGCGTGGTTCCAAAGTCTAATAAGTGCattttatgattataataaaGTGACGATACTCAACTGTAACAGCTTGGTCAATTTGGTTTAggtgtaaaacataaaaatacagaaatacacagaataaatttttttttttttgaaacaacaAAATCCATATACAGTGTAATTGAAATTGCACAGTGACATTCTGGAGTTACAATGTAAAAATGGGTTGTTTTGACCTTGCATTGGTGCATAAGCGATgcgataaagtaaaaaaaaaaacattaagtgcATAGTGTGTAAATTCTTGTCCAAGGGGTTTGTTTGATTAATTCAAACAGCAGATGcagaatatattaatatatagatatataacatATCCTTGGATCTCATCACAGTTATATACAAAATGGGGCCGTCGCTAAAATTCACAGGTCTGAGACAAAACAAGCAGGCCCCCGGAACTAATAAGCATCTCCAGGATGACATTCCCAGTTGTTGCCCATTCACCACAAGCTCCAGAATTGTACGTGCTCAGCTCTCAAACAAAATGAGCCTCCCTGTGTTCGAGATCCTGCATGCGGCGCGATCTGAGTCTCTGGTATACGGGTTTGGTCTCGTTTTGCCCGAGCTCTTCTGAACTAGAGCTGGGAGACTGGGGGAGTGGAAGTGGGTCTGTATCCTGGGCATCCGGCTCTGGTGATGGTTCTGGGTCCAAATCTGACTCAGGCTCATCAACTGAGACTTCCACCCCAAatccttcctcctcctcctcctcttcctcctcctcatcatcatcgtcatcctcctcttcttcctcagtgCTGTTTGCAGTCGCTCTACTAGTCTTAAGCTCAACCTCTGTTAATGATTTGGTTCGGCTACCTGGAGGTTTGTAGAACGTTCCAGGAGGAGGTTGCAGAGTTCTGGGAGGCCTGAAGGATGTGGGAACGGGGCAATACTCGCTAACATTACCTTCCCTACGTAAAGTCCGTCCAGGCCTCACGGCAATGGTGTAGGGTCTGTTAGCAAGAACGGTGCTGGGGGTATTGGTGTGTTCTGAGAAAGACGAAGACGTAAGAGAAGTGGGATGAACACTGGCATCATTGGTCCCGGAATCAGAAGGACAGTCGGTCGTGAACACGAAGGTCTTCGGAGTGATTTCATGATGCTTATATTGCTTGTCCCAAGTCCGCCTTAGTGTCTGCGTATCGATGTAAGATTTCCTGTAATGGTTTCCCGCTCTGTACTTGGGCTTCTCCTCTTCGGACACCTCCTCAATGACAGGATCTCCACCATGGTTGTCATCCTCCTCCACGGCGTTCTTCACATTACATTCATCCACCTTGGCGAGGTTGAGGAGCCGCTCGGCTGGCATGCTGATCGGTCGAGAGGTCAGCTTGGGTCTCGGAGGCCGAAGTTGAACTCTGGTGACGTGGTTACGGCGACTAAGACCGGGCGAGTTTCGCATTTCAGGAACGCTTGACGATAGGAACTTGTTGATGTCCACTGTATCATCTACTGCATgtaaagagacagaaagagaagagtTGAAGTTGGGTTGTTTGTTAATcactgtattgttttttttagccAAATAAAACAATACTGACCTGCAGCGAAGTCTTTGTCAGACCTTATCTTACCCTCTTTCACCTCATCCATCAGGTGTGTAGAAGGTATTACGGAGGAATATCTTTTATACGTCTTAGCTTTTGGCTGCTTTGAGACAATGAAATAAAgacataaatattaattacagttccttgtttttattagatttaagTCATTTTCATTTGGTAGACTTCCAAGATTTGGTTCCAAGATCTTttctgcttgaaaaaaaaaacagtttgtggaCTTGGTTTTCATCAGGCATGGTGGATAGGACTGGACCAACTTGGAACACAAGAAACCCAACTGTTACTGGTCAAACGTGATCCTAACCAGTACTAACTAGCTTGATGAAGATGGTCCAACCAGCCAATAGTACAGATAAAGAACCATCTTGACCAGGTAATGACTTTGTTGGACTAGTTTGAATCCTATCAAACTATTAGAATCTGGTTTGTAAAACTTTTCAGTAGGTAAGCAATAGCGCTGCACGATGctgggaaaaaaatgacattgcgatattttttttttctgcgatatatattgtgatatgaaatttaatcaaatgttttcttataaacaaaaatggggtgagcacacttacatttctcattttaaatgatttaaacttcgacaccatcgtgtcaattgattaatatgcgcaagggagagagagcaagacagcgctcgtgttgtttgaagacagtctctctctctctctctgtctctctctctctctcacgcacgctctctctcgctctctctcacatgcactctctctctctatctctcgcgcgcgctctctctctctctgccctgtcaaaactttcactctatgatggttaagctgagcatttaatccgcgaatcacattcgtcaagggccggggaacagctggcccatacagttaatgaataacggatcaactacgacagcctacatcgcacatcctgcgatgggaccatcgtggattcgtacattgcGATATCGGTGCTTAAActacacatcgtgcagccctagtaagCAAGTTATACATTTTATGTAGATTTTATACAGATATATACTTTCACCAATTATTATCATAAACATCAAAAACCACCTCACCTCCTTAATGTCCACCAGGGACTTTGAATGTCGGCTAAGCTGTTGCTCCTTCTCCCGTGGGGTGAAGCGTGATTTGATGGGGATTGGAGAGCTCTCTGCTACAGGGGAGGAAGGTGGAAGAGGACTCAGAGGAGTATCGAAGATCATCTCATAATGGCGGATCAAAAGCTCCACCATCAGGGCCTGGTAGGGGTAGTCCACCAGAGAGGACAGGGAGACCTCTGTATCAGCCTGTCGGGGCTTGATCAGTGTGGGTCCAAAAATAATGCCCAGATTACTGGCAGTCATCTTGTTCTCTTCTGCCCTTTCTGTTACCCTATTGAAAAGAAACATGTGATTACAAACTGTGTTTTCTGATGCTGTTAGCACTGATATTGTTATTAAGACACCCAGTTCTTTAAATCAAGTTCTTATTTGGATGAAATTGACATGAACATGACTTTCataattgtgtttgtttgtgtctgtttgaGAGTCAGACACCTGTGCAAGTGCTGAATAAGGAActgcagggttttgtagtgggcTGGAGGAAGCTGGCGCAGCAGGTCTCTGATCTTGAAGAGGACCCGTTTGAGCTCTACGCTGACCTGCGAGCTGTCTGGGGTGGGATTTCCTCTTGACGCCTCTACCTCGTCAACAATGATACTCTGGCTCTCTTTGGCCAATCCGATGAAGTCGTTATAGAATCGGAAAAGAATCAGGGGCTCTGGGAGCTGAGGAGTATAAAATCATCATTTTATTATCAAAAAGTATGCAATCAtttagaattagtttttttttttataagtaattAAACAAGggataatttaaacattttaaaaaatgtttcttaaataattacatttaataattgccAATAAGAAATGTAGAAGCATTAAATCGTAAGTTTGACAGACACCTGTCGTAGGTAGAGTTTGAGGACGTTGCTGATATCGTGAGGGTAGAGATCCGAAAGCTCCACCAGGTCTTTGCCGTTCTCGAAGGCCTGACAAAGCTTCTCCACCCGAGATTTGGCACCGTTAACACGGTAAATTcccttttttaaaaacaacaaaacacctccTTTCAGTCTTGCTCAGCATTTACAATTCATATCCTCCAGGAAACACATAAGACATCAAGAGGAAGTACACACCTTGATGTTCAGAGCCCTATTTTCGATCTCTGAGGTGCATTTTTTGATAATGAAGGGGATTCCATCAGGACTGTTCTTGGCTGCTTGAGCAAAGTCGATAGCAAACAGATGCAGTTTTCCCTGTAGCTTTTTGTGCCCACACTGGATGGCAAGAGTTTCCAAACACTTCTTATGACAAGCAAGAGAACACTGAAAATAACATGGCCAAAGATTAGATTACATAAGTAAATCCCCATGCATTATTCTTCACCTTGAAGACATGAAATGGCATTTgcaacacaaaaacataaaacataatcttacaaacaatattttttttgtttgtggaaTGACGTGTGTGAATGAAAGAACTCACTTCCTCGCATTCAGCACCGAGAAATACCACAAGACTATCACACTCCCTGCACTTTGATGGTGCACGGAGCTTCCTCAGCTTGTGCGTCTGTGCCGCTTTAGACATCTGTGTGTTGCGGAAGGGTCCAGGAGAGCTGGCTGCCTCCGTTATCATTTCGCTCAGACCTAAAAGACAATGTTTAGAGTTTTATTTGTGCTCTGCACATTTCCAGAAGACTTTGAAAAATGTTTCCAGCAACAATTCTAGCGGACCGTCAACATGCTTGGATGACATTCTGTGCATTCTATACAATGTGTATGCAATGTCAAAGCATGTTTGTGTTATTCAGTGTACAAAAGCTCACCATTATCTGAAGGTGATGGTGGTTCTCTCTCATCCAGATCATCTGCTGAAGACATGGTGCCTGTAGATGGGGTTCTGGGAAGCCTTCTCTTAAAATCACCTGTAAAATGGCAGAAGGGGATGATTAGTTTCcaaactttgtttatttttttaaatcattaaaaaatgattATTGATTAAAAAGCAGCTATTCTTTTACAAAATTGTATACAGACgattatcattcaaaagtttggggttggtaagatttctaaatatttttaaaataattcaccAAGAagactgcatttacttgatcaaaaacgCGGAAAAAACAATCatgctgtaaaatattattacaattttaaacaaccTCATACTatgttaacatatttaaaaaatgttaaatatttcaacaattcctattatttttaatgctgaaaacatatttttgtggaacccgtgatgcattttttcaggattctttgatgaatagaaatatcAAAAGTGTAACAgagaaataacattatattataaataacattatatttactgtcacttttgatcaatttaatgcatccttgctgaataaaattattaatttctttaaaaaaaaaacttactgacttgcttttgaatggtaatgtatttgAGAATGTTACTATTCAGCACTTGCTAAGCTTCTGGGTAATTATGCACCAGAAAGCGTGACTGGTTGGTTTACCATAACTATGTTATGCACTTACGACACAAGACCTATCCATCAGGTGTGTTTTTTGCCTCAAGCAAGAAGAGATTTATAAGAGTAAGAGTGAGTGTTGCTGCACCTGGGCTTGCTGTAGGGGAGTCCAAAGAGCGAGATTCACTGCTTCCTCCAGCGCTCTCAGAGTCACTGCACATGCCTCCACCCTGACTGCTGGTCCTCCAGACCCGGAACGGACCCTGGATCTTCAGAGCTATCAAACAAGACATGACATTCAGAAAACTTTTATATACAAGTTCTAATTTAATGTACACTGTATGTTCATCCATCCTTGAGTTTTCCTATGTAACATGGTATATGGTGTACATTACTGATTCGTGAAGAAATGACTCTTATGAAGCAGTTCGTTTCGGGTGAATCACAACCATATACAGTACCAGCGTACAGTGATTCCTGAAACAAATGACTTTTAAGAACAGGTTCTTTTTACAGAAGGcctcaaagcagctttacagtaataGGCAGATACccaaaacaaatgactcttacaGAACGGTTCCTTTTAGTGAATCATAAACACATTGTGTATCAGTGCAGTCTGAATCctgaaacaaatgactcttatgagctggTCCATTTGTAATGAATCATAAATACTAATTTTGCCCTAATTCCTGAAACAAATTAGCCTTTTTTTTCATTACCAAATTAAATAGTATACCAGTGTAGCCTGATTCTACTAATAATTACAGTATTAGTAGAAAGAGAATGTCCTTCATGTATACTGCATGCAAAATGGAAACTGAAATATATCCAAGTGAATTGAATCAAACCAAATTTAAATCAGAATTCAATTGAATCTAGACCTTGttagtcaaaaataaataataattattgaataaGTATTGATACCCAGCCCTAACAATAAATATGGTGATAACTTGATTGAGGAAATAGGAAATGAGATTCAAGAACATCTCTGCTGCATGTGCATCTGCTGCCCACTTCCTCTGCCCTTTTTTTCCTTCATACTCTCGTAAACCTTAATGAGAAGTCTTAAAACACTAATGTGTCCAATTGATCTCTCCTAAAAGCAGGTCTGACAGGCGTATCTCACAGCGGAGGTTTGATCTGTCATTAATGAAAAGAACTAACTTTTTCATGAAAGAGATAAACGAGGGCACATCCTGAGGGACTAATTCACTTTTAGCATTCCAGGAAAGTCAGCCAAAACCCCCGGTGATGCAGCCTCACTGGACCTCACTGAAACGTGCATTAAAACATGCTgcgctttaaaaaaatctttaatctttaatgcGCTACCTTGAATATCTGTACTGCTGTTTGAGCGTCTGTTTGTCATCTTTCCGGTGCGTGCTTGGACGTGACTCTCCACATCATCTGCGCTCAGGAAGTCTCCAGGTGTGAGAGACACCTGGGACAAGTGAACTTGGGATGAGTGACCGCTATTTATCACTCGTTTCGAGAGGGGCAACCTGCATGAACATAAAAAGGTATTTCAGAAACCGTAAGAACCAGTTTGGACCACAAACCTGATATGAAAAAAAACAGAGTTGGCCATTAAAATGCCTCAttggtatgtttaaaaaaaaatatgtatgtaataaaaattaataacaaatatggtaacactttagattaaggAACACATTCACTGTTAAATAATAGTTTTCCCTCACTAAAATCCAAATTACTTCTTACTCccaataataaacagccaatatgttagtaATATCCATGCAAATATTAGTTAAAAGTGAATGTGTTCCTGAAGTGTTGCCATAAACATGCATTTCttcatcaaaatatttatattaaacagttagtgttattttagtgctgtcaaattgattgatcaccaaaataaaagtttgtgtttacataaccTGTGTACTGtgtaattttatatgtataaataaatatgcacacatacaatatatttaagaaatatatatatatacacacacacacacacatatatattatgtaaacaaatgttAATTGTGGATGTGATTAACAGATTTGACAGCactacaatatattatttttatgtttttttatagaatttattgatgttttcaatgactttttatttttatattttcagttttcattataaTTGTAGTCTAAGTTTTCTGTTCTATCCGTTTGTCTtgctatatgtttttttatgttatttagcTGCAAATTGTTTAAactcttttattaatttttcggTTTAGctttatatttttctattatttatattttattggctCCAGCTTTATTTgaattaacaaaattattaatagtgttagtcaacaataacaacacaggtattaatgttaatatatgaaatactatttaatacaattatatcacatattataatgtatataatggaATGATTTCATTAGTTTTAGTCAACAAAAACAACATtgaaatatatagatttatagacatttattagttgtgtgtgtgtgtgtgtgtgtgtgtgtttaagagagagagactgatgaaATTCAGTTTTCAACACCTTCCAGGCATTTTCAGTAAAACGTCTTAACAGTTCAAAACAAAAGGCCATTAACTAAACcatcgtaaaaaaaaaaccttgtgttAGAACGTGGGTGTTTTGACTGGACTGCTTTTGACTTTCATTTCAGAAGTGGTCTGTTTTCAGAAAGGCTGCTCTGAAACATGGTCCCCAACACATCACGGATTTCTGTGCCAGAATAAGTGTGTGTGGACATGAGAACTGCTAAATATGAACAACTAGAAACATTCCTCCCTTCACTTCTATCCCGTTCCCAGTATCCCTCTCTGCCCTGACTACAGCCATTTCCTCAGGAAGACCTGAGGGCGACCACATAATTGTGTGACGTTCTCACCAACAcaattcattttctctctctctttctctattacTCAGTGACTTAAAAGTCAaagatctggaaaaaaaaaacaagcggGCTGTTGCCAGTTTTTGACAGCAGAACTTGGCATAGTGATTCCAAAACATAAATTTTCCAGGATACTCATCTTGGTGGGAATGTTCCGAGCTGGGGAAAAGTTCAAAAGTGACATAAACCTACCCAGTGTTCTGTGTCCCACAGACGTCAAAGGAGAACGATTCCACCCTGGTCCTGTCAGAGGGAAGACTCTTCACAAATTCAGTGTAACACAGACCCGGTTCATACAGTTTAGAGTTCTCGCATAGCGACTGGAAATTCACAGGCAGGGAAACCACCTGCACCTGCTGCATCTGAAACCAGTTGACGGTCACCTGCAATCAAgaaaaatcaattattattacCAAATGAGGCCTCTGACACAAACACCTCTTTCTAAttgtgacttctttttttttaaatcttaaatatttttttttttcactgctgaAGTGATCAAATGCAGTATATTGCAAAATCAACATTCAGGAtctttttttatgatgtttatgataaAAACTCTATGTAAATTGTAAACAGAACTTCAGACCAATGAGATtcagttaaatataaattatataaaataaagcttTAAATACCAAACTTAAACTTAGAAATGCTGCCTTCAcaactaatcaaaataaaatgtatttcatttcattaaaacatttaagttgaagtactaatactgaaataaaaataaacaaaagctaTATAATAGAAATGAAAACGATtgatataataaaagtaaatttaaaatatgaataaacactaatagtatataaatactaCATATGAAAAAGTAAAACCAAAtaacatccaaaacaaaacaaaaaatgaacagATCAAAAGATATGTAACCACTGTGTCATTGCTAGTTAatacattgtgaaatataatctGTTGATGAGGTCACTTTGTTAAAGAGAGGTCAACAAATTATACTCCACCACAAGGAGCCCATGGTATGCCCGTTTTTTTCTGAATGACCAGATTAGATTATAtctaattgtgtgtttgtgtgtacattatAACTCACTGCTTTCAGGGTCAGGTCGCACTGAAACACAAGCTCTCGAATCTGAGTAAGAATCTCGCTCTTGGTGTTGGCCAGGTCCACTCTCTTCACCCCGACATCTGTGATGCACTGCTTATAATGTTCTTGGGCTTCCTCTGCCTAGAAACAgccaaatacaaatacatttacatttagaacaGGATTACTTCCTGTTTCTCTCATTTCTGGatcatatttatatcataaaaCAACTTTACTTTTACACTTCTGAAACATAAAGTGAGCTGGACCACCACTTTCTCAAGTTACTCTTTAGCACAGATTTAAATATACATGACAGTAAAGTGTGCAATACAGTATCCATTTCGCAATCATTAAGTCTTGAATAAAGCCACGGTTGTGTTAAGGAATGCGGTGTGTGTTGCATCCGTGTCTGACCTTCTGCAGAGCCTCCTCCTCCAGTTTTCGTCTCTTCTCCAGCAGTTTTCCTCCAGCCATTCCGATCTGATCCTCCTCCACTCGATTGGTGGAGCAGCGTGCTTTCTCGTACTCTTCCTGTCTCTGTGTCTGCAGGACCCGGGCCTTCTTCAGCGCACTTTCTGCTTCATGCtggaaatatacaatataaagacATCCACCAtgattagccaatcataacagtgctCATTTAAGAGAGAAATCTAAAaagaacagtaacaaaaacagacagtttaatttaagaaaaacattaagttaaaactaaaaacataaaattaaatatccGTTACTTGaatcaaaagtaaatataaaaaacaaacacaactcattttatttcagctacttgccaaagcaacatttcttctTTTCAATACAATGCTCTGTCAGGAAAATCTAGATGGCGCAGGCCGATTGGTTCTAGCTTAAtctgacataatgacatcattgTTCATGTGCCgcatctgattggttgtttttgtATCAGCAGGCAATGAGTTGTtgctcaaacattcaaatattcaACTAGTGCTCGCCTTAGCAGTTGCAGTGCACTTCATTAGCCCTTCtacttccccagctccacctgcatAATTCTGCTATGGGGTGATTTCATGTATGTTTTAAATGGGATTGTCTCATAGCATGTCAAGGATGTGTTGACACTAGAAAGTATCAGTAGTTGCTCTGCAgcagcagcatagcagatctatccgccaagaccaaacacattggCATAGCCATATATATTACTATGCTAATTTTTCCAAGAAATTAATGTCCTAaattaaccaaaactaaaactgaaaaaaaaaactatatagacattgtacaaaatgataataataaaaataaaagaaacgcaaaattaataaaacttttaactaaaataaaaaatgctaaaaatttaaatgttgccAGAATCAAATCATATCAGAAATAGTTAATAGGGTAAAATCAGAttccatgttgactttaaaactACATTacaactattttgtacaaaaaaaaaaactttgacaaaTACAACGATAATAAAAAAGCTTGAAAAAAACGTTAAAACATATACACATCCATAACACAACACATGTATATAATTATCAAATCACACAAATCACAAACGCTTTGGAGCAAGTACATACTCAATGCCCATTCAGAGGCACTAGAAGACAAACAATCGCACTTCAGAGCATAGGTGCACATAAGCACTACCTTACACTTTGTTTCTTCCCTTTTAAGCAATAAGAGGTCATGCTTAAGTGCTAAATGGCTGCTAATAAATACCTCACACAAAGCCATGTCTGTAAGCCAGCAGAATGAAGTCTCCACAATAGAATCTGATGTAATTAGTGCTAACACTGAGCCCCTATTAGATCAGCAAGGGAAGTTGAACAACAAACAGCCTGATAGCTCAGCCAGCTCGCTTTTCAGAAGAGACCTTTTAGTGAGCGACGCATTTAGCAAATGCTGCTTTTGATAGCTTGCATTAAAATCTACCCACCATTTTCTTCTGCTCTCTC
It contains:
- the LOC127946226 gene encoding rho GTPase-activating protein 29 isoform X4, with protein sequence MFAAGMLQQSSGGLNKRSLGMARLPNSHFFPLSSGSGSWGLGRSAKSSSLSSVSSASDSMDMAGADPDCIMQLVNDVRRFADALLHLKEAFNTKDHQDCLHQLVHERLGELLRVLKAVISKHHSLNSVEILSAAGTLIAKVKGVNFKEVNEDNKQTLFSEIYTSIDTLAFTFGNVVSDFLMGDVENGSALGLPQACRSRSFENLTVESSGCGPEKDDPPGPSPPARVEEMDGALLRNDSGVESALLYAKAWSKYTKELLAWVDKRLNMDIECAKSYAKMAESAKTLAFQQEHMPFRDIYLSAFKNDIEYSQLIMQTTAALQSNKFMQPLQARKNELDKLRKEVKEQWQREQKKMHEAESALKKARVLQTQRQEEYEKARCSTNRVEEDQIGMAGGKLLEKRRKLEEEALQKAEEAQEHYKQCITDVGVKRVDLANTKSEILTQIRELVFQCDLTLKAVTVNWFQMQQVQVVSLPVNFQSLCENSKLYEPGLCYTEFVKSLPSDRTRVESFSFDVCGTQNTGLPLSKRVINSGHSSQVHLSQVSLTPGDFLSADDVESHVQARTGKMTNRRSNSSTDIQALKIQGPFRVWRTSSQGGGMCSDSESAGGSSESRSLDSPTASPGDFKRRLPRTPSTGTMSSADDLDEREPPSPSDNGLSEMITEAASSPGPFRNTQMSKAAQTHKLRKLRAPSKCRECDSLVVFLGAECEECSLACHKKCLETLAIQCGHKKLQGKLHLFAIDFAQAAKNSPDGIPFIIKKCTSEIENRALNIKGIYRVNGAKSRVEKLCQAFENGKDLVELSDLYPHDISNVLKLYLRQLPEPLILFRFYNDFIGLAKESQSIIVDEVEASRGNPTPDSSQVSVELKRVLFKIRDLLRQLPPAHYKTLQFLIQHLHRVTERAEENKMTASNLGIIFGPTLIKPRQADTEVSLSSLVDYPYQALMVELLIRHYEMIFDTPLSPLPPSSPVAESSPIPIKSRFTPREKEQQLSRHSKSLVDIKEPKAKTYKRYSSVIPSTHLMDEVKEGKIRSDKDFAAVDDTVDINKFLSSSVPEMRNSPGLSRRNHVTRVQLRPPRPKLTSRPISMPAERLLNLAKVDECNVKNAVEEDDNHGGDPVIEEVSEEEKPKYRAGNHYRKSYIDTQTLRRTWDKQYKHHEITPKTFVFTTDCPSDSGTNDASVHPTSLTSSSFSEHTNTPSTVLANRPYTIAVRPGRTLRREGNVSEYCPVPTSFRPPRTLQPPPGTFYKPPGSRTKSLTEVELKTSRATANSTEEEEEDDDDDEEEEEEEEEEGFGVEVSVDEPESDLDPEPSPEPDAQDTDPLPLPQSPSSSSEELGQNETKPVYQRLRSRRMQDLEHREAHFV
- the LOC127946226 gene encoding rho GTPase-activating protein 29 isoform X2, with amino-acid sequence MFAAGMLQQSSGGLNKRSLGMARLPNSHFFPLSSGSGSWGLGRSAKSSSLSSVSSASDSMDMAGADPDCIMQLVNDVRRFADALLHLKEAFNTKDHQDCLHQLVHERLGELLRVLKAVISKHHSLNSVEILSAAGTLIAKVKGVNFKEVNEDNKQTLFSEIYTSIDTLAFTFGNVVSDFLMGDVENGSALGLPQACRSRSFENLTVESSGCGPEKDDPPGPSPPARVEEMDGALLRNDSGVESALLYAKAWSKYTKELLAWVDKRLNMDIECAKSYAKMAESAKTLAFQQEHMPFRDIYLSAFKNDIEYSQLIMQTTAALQSNKFMQPLQARKNELDKLRKEVKEQWQREQKKMHEAESALKKARVLQTQRQEEYEKARCSTNRVEEDQIGMAGGKLLEKRRKLEEEALQKAEEAQEHYKQCITDVGVKRVDLANTKSEILTQIRELVFQCDLTLKAVTVNWFQMQQVQVVSLPVNFQSLCENSKLYEPGLCYTEFVKSLPSDRTRVESFSFDVCGTQNTGLPLSKRVINSGHSSQVHLSQVSLTPGDFLSADDVESHVQARTGKMTNRRSNSSTDIQALKIQGPFRVWRTSSQGGGMCSDSESAGGSSESRSLDSPTASPGDFKRRLPRTPSTGTMSSADDLDEREPPSPSDNGLSEMITEAASSPGPFRNTQMSKAAQTHKLRKLRAPSKCRECDSLVVFLGAECEECSLACHKKCLETLAIQCGHKKLQGKLHLFAIDFAQAAKNSPDGIPFIIKKCTSEIENRALNIKGIYRVNGAKSRVEKLCQAFENGKDLVELSDLYPHDISNVLKLYLRQLPEPLILFRFYNDFIGLAKESQSIIVDEVEASRGNPTPDSSQVSVELKRVLFKIRDLLRQLPPAHYKTLQFLIQHLHRVTERAEENKMTASNLGIIFGPTLIKPRQADTEVSLSSLVDYPYQALMVELLIRHYEMIFDTPLSPLPPSSPVAESSPIPIKSRFTPREKEQQLSRHSKSLVDIKEPKAKTYKRYSSVIPSTHLMDEVKEGKIRSDKDFAADDTVDINKFLSSSVPEMRNSPGLSRRNHVTRVQLRPPRPKLTSRPISMPAERLLNLAKVDECNVKNAVEEDDNHGGDPVIEEVSEEEKPKYRAGNHYRKSYIDTQTLRRTWDKQYKHHEITPKTFVFTTDCPSDSGTNDASVHPTSLTSSSFSEHTNTPSTVLANRPYTIAVRPGRTLRREGNVSEYCPVPTSFRPPRTLQPPPGTFYKPPGSRTKSLTEVELKTSRATANSTEEEEEDDDDDEEEEEEEEEEGFGVEVSVDEPESDLDPEPSPEPDAQDTDPLPLPQSPSSSSEELGQNETKPVYQRLRSRRMQDLEHREAHFV
- the LOC127946226 gene encoding rho GTPase-activating protein 29 isoform X1, producing MFAAGMLQQSSGGLNKRSLGMARLPNSHFFPLSSGSGSWGLGRSAKSSSLSSVSSASDSMDMAGADPDCIMQLVNDVRRFADALLHLKEAFNTKDHQDCLHQLVHERLGELLRVLKAVISKHHSLNSVEILSAAGTLIAKVKGVNFKEVNEDNKQTLFSEIYTSIDTLAFTFGNVVSDFLMGDVENGSALGLPQACRSRSFENLTVESSGCGPEKDDPPGPSPPARVEEMDGALLRNDSGVESALLYAKAWSKYTKELLAWVDKRLNMDIECAKSYAKMAESAKTLAFQQEHMPFRDIYLSAFKNDIEYSQLIMQTTAALQSNKFMQPLQARKNELDKLRKEVKEQWQREQKKMHEAESALKKARVLQTQRQEEYEKARCSTNRVEEDQIGMAGGKLLEKRRKLEEEALQKAEEAQEHYKQCITDVGVKRVDLANTKSEILTQIRELVFQCDLTLKAVTVNWFQMQQVQVVSLPVNFQSLCENSKLYEPGLCYTEFVKSLPSDRTRVESFSFDVCGTQNTGLPLSKRVINSGHSSQVHLSQVSLTPGDFLSADDVESHVQARTGKMTNRRSNSSTDIQALKIQGPFRVWRTSSQGGGMCSDSESAGGSSESRSLDSPTASPGDFKRRLPRTPSTGTMSSADDLDEREPPSPSDNGLSEMITEAASSPGPFRNTQMSKAAQTHKLRKLRAPSKCRECDSLVVFLGAECEECSLACHKKCLETLAIQCGHKKLQGKLHLFAIDFAQAAKNSPDGIPFIIKKCTSEIENRALNIKGIYRVNGAKSRVEKLCQAFENGKDLVELSDLYPHDISNVLKLYLRQLPEPLILFRFYNDFIGLAKESQSIIVDEVEASRGNPTPDSSQVSVELKRVLFKIRDLLRQLPPAHYKTLQFLIQHLHRVTERAEENKMTASNLGIIFGPTLIKPRQADTEVSLSSLVDYPYQALMVELLIRHYEMIFDTPLSPLPPSSPVAESSPIPIKSRFTPREKEQQLSRHSKSLVDIKEQPKAKTYKRYSSVIPSTHLMDEVKEGKIRSDKDFAADDTVDINKFLSSSVPEMRNSPGLSRRNHVTRVQLRPPRPKLTSRPISMPAERLLNLAKVDECNVKNAVEEDDNHGGDPVIEEVSEEEKPKYRAGNHYRKSYIDTQTLRRTWDKQYKHHEITPKTFVFTTDCPSDSGTNDASVHPTSLTSSSFSEHTNTPSTVLANRPYTIAVRPGRTLRREGNVSEYCPVPTSFRPPRTLQPPPGTFYKPPGSRTKSLTEVELKTSRATANSTEEEEEDDDDDEEEEEEEEEEGFGVEVSVDEPESDLDPEPSPEPDAQDTDPLPLPQSPSSSSEELGQNETKPVYQRLRSRRMQDLEHREAHFV